Proteins from a single region of Candidatus Wallbacteria bacterium:
- a CDS encoding ankyrin repeat domain-containing protein codes for MTRLLALIFFINCFGLQAQDSRKAILDAVLHSSTAELQALLSVTKENLNFGVDYYFHGHSPLFMACANRREGDKLEIVELLLKTGADPDFGGEFQGRRSPSPLMEVCCFGSNGKPLAQLLLRYGADPNLSYTDNYEGKIYSNCALTSNMMNGHCCCLEMLLRAGADPNLRLPGTLETPMQIAAEGYCEEEDIRLLLRYGGDPSLVDVEGKDALYIALARYSARTVVDLLLERHPGPGLHHAAAAHNEATFKKVLQRIKETGSAGKMIPLKAIEGCEMLRKLVSNGLDVNAVNSDGNPYLLTLAANKYESFVYLLSCGADVNSVDQDGNTSLMLTRNCRIAGLMLSREVSVNQRNKNGATALLSVMNNPCSLRYGHYHYRNDPALVRLLLNYGADPNLSDSSGLTPLMLVNEFQGSVEAALLISAGADVNAADREGNTPLLHACCSSPGTVRQLIDQGADPFARNSTGETALHLCDAELVKFLAGQGLDLEARDSKGRTPLLHALSRWDLAKAKTLIACGACASAVDCEGNTALHYLGRANPSFYQMDASEIWELLIRNRADPNAVNTEK; via the coding sequence ATGACCAGACTGCTGGCTCTGATTTTTTTCATCAACTGTTTCGGATTGCAGGCACAGGATTCGAGGAAGGCTATCCTGGACGCAGTTCTCCATTCCAGTACTGCCGAACTGCAGGCCCTGCTCTCAGTCACGAAAGAGAATCTCAATTTCGGAGTGGATTACTATTTCCACGGCCATTCCCCCCTCTTCATGGCCTGCGCGAACCGGAGGGAGGGTGACAAGCTGGAGATCGTCGAACTGCTGCTGAAGACAGGGGCTGATCCTGATTTCGGGGGAGAATTTCAGGGAAGAAGGTCGCCATCTCCTCTGATGGAAGTCTGCTGCTTTGGCAGCAACGGCAAACCGCTGGCCCAGTTGCTCTTGAGATACGGAGCTGATCCGAATCTGAGTTACACCGATAATTATGAGGGAAAGATATATTCCAATTGCGCTTTGACTTCAAACATGATGAATGGCCATTGCTGCTGCCTGGAGATGCTGCTCAGGGCAGGCGCTGACCCGAACCTGCGGCTGCCGGGCACGCTGGAGACGCCGATGCAGATTGCGGCAGAGGGATATTGCGAAGAGGAGGATATCAGGCTGCTGCTGCGATACGGCGGTGATCCTTCCCTGGTCGATGTAGAGGGGAAAGACGCACTGTACATCGCCCTGGCTAGATACTCAGCCCGCACTGTCGTCGACCTGCTCCTGGAACGGCACCCTGGGCCAGGGCTCCATCATGCAGCAGCCGCACACAATGAAGCGACCTTTAAAAAAGTCCTGCAGAGAATCAAAGAAACCGGATCAGCGGGTAAGATGATTCCCCTGAAAGCCATCGAAGGCTGCGAAATGCTCAGAAAACTTGTCTCCAATGGCCTGGACGTCAATGCAGTGAATTCGGACGGCAACCCTTATCTGCTTACTCTGGCAGCCAACAAGTATGAGTCGTTCGTCTATCTCCTGTCCTGCGGGGCGGATGTGAACTCAGTGGATCAGGACGGCAATACGTCCCTGATGCTGACCAGGAACTGCAGGATCGCCGGGCTGATGCTGTCCCGCGAGGTTTCGGTGAATCAGCGCAATAAAAACGGTGCGACTGCATTGCTCAGCGTGATGAACAATCCCTGCAGTTTAAGATACGGACACTATCATTACAGGAACGATCCCGCCCTGGTCCGGCTGCTGCTGAACTATGGCGCTGACCCCAATCTTTCAGACAGCAGCGGCCTGACACCGCTGATGCTGGTCAACGAATTTCAGGGGAGCGTAGAGGCCGCCTTACTTATCAGTGCCGGTGCAGACGTGAATGCAGCCGACAGGGAAGGCAACACACCACTGCTTCATGCCTGCTGTTCATCTCCAGGCACGGTGCGGCAGTTGATCGATCAGGGTGCCGATCCTTTTGCCAGAAACTCGACAGGAGAGACAGCCCTTCACCTGTGCGACGCGGAACTGGTAAAATTCCTGGCCGGTCAGGGGCTAGACCTGGAGGCCAGGGATTCGAAGGGCAGGACTCCGCTGCTGCATGCACTCAGCCGCTGGGATCTGGCTAAAGCGAAAACCCTTATTGCCTGCGGAGCATGCGCTTCTGCTGTTGACTGTGAAGGAAATACTGCCCTGCATTATCTGGGCAGAGCCAACCCCTCTTTCTACCAGATGGACGCATCCGAAATCTGGGAACTCCTGATCAGGAACAGGGCTGATCCGAATGCGGTCAATACTGAGAAA